In one Acipenser ruthenus chromosome 10, fAciRut3.2 maternal haplotype, whole genome shotgun sequence genomic region, the following are encoded:
- the LOC117412353 gene encoding G-protein coupled receptor 54, with protein MPTFLPEMFNFTGLPINVTNVNDSFVNKTEVGSPPFLTDAWLVPLFFALIMLVGLIGNSLVIYVISKHRQMRTATNFYIANLAATDIIFLVCCVPFTATLYPLPSWIFGDFMCKCVAFLQQVTVQASCITLTAMSADRCYATVYPLKSLRHRTPRVAMAVSICIWIGSFILSIPIIIYQKIQEGYWYGPRSYCMEQFPSETHQRVFILYQFLVVYLLPLITISLCYSLMLKRVGQPVVEPVDNNYQVQLLSERTIAMRSKISKMVVVIVLLFTICWGPIQLFILFQSFYPNFQANYATYKIKTWANCMSYANSSINPIVYGFMGASFRKSFKKAFPFMLRRKVRDGSVTSGAVNAEMKFIATDVTQNELK; from the exons ATGCCGACTTTTCTTCCAGAAATGTTTAACTTTACCGGACTACCGATTAATGTGACAAATGTGAACGATTCTTTTGTGAACAAGACTGAGGTGGGCTCCCCTCCGTTTCTTACAGATGCCTGGCTAGTTCCGCTTTTCTTTGCTCTCATTATGTTAGTGGGGCTCATTGGAAACTCTTTGGTCATCTATGTAATCTCCAAGCACAGACAGATGCGGACAGCTACCAATTTTTACATAG CTAACCTGGCGGCTACAGATATCATTTTCCTGGTGTGTTGTGTTCCTTTCACTGCTACACTCTACCCTCTTCCAAGCTGGATCTTTGGAGATTTTATGTGCAAATGTGTAGCCTTCTTAcagcag GTGACTGTCCAGGCTTCCTGCATCACCCTGACAGCGATGAGTGCAGACCGCTGCTATGCCACAGTGTACCCTCTGAAGTCCTTACGCCATCGCACCCCTCGGGTAGCCATGGCTGTTAGCATCTGTATCTGGATTG GGTCTTTTATATTATCAATACCCATTATCATATATCAGAAGATCCAGGAAGGTTACTGGTATGGACCCAGGAGCTACTGTATGGAGCAGTTTCCATCTGAAACCCATCAGAGAGTGTTCATCTTGTACCAGTTCCTGGTGGTCTACTTACTGCCCCTTATCACCATCTCTCTCTGCTACTCATTAATGTTGAAGAGAGTTGGACAACCAGTGGTGGAGCCTGTGGATAACAATTACCAG GTTCAGTTGCTGTCAGAGAGAACTATTGCCATGAGAAGCAAGATTTCCAAAATGGTGGTGGTGATTGTCCTGCTGTTTACCATCTGCTGGGGTCCCATTCAGCTCTTCATCTTGTTCCAATCCTTCTACCCCAACTTCCAGGCCAACTATGCCACCTATAAGATCAAGACTTGGGCCAACTGTATGTCGTACGCCAACTCCTCCATCAACCCCATTGTCTACGGCTTCATGGGCGCCAGCTTCCGCAAGTCCTTTAAAAAGGCCTTTCCCTTTATGCTCAGACGCAAGGTGAGGGATGGCAGTGTAACCTCTGGGGCAGTCAATGCAGAAATGAAGTTTATAGCTACAGATGTCACCCAGAATGAATTGAAATAA